DNA sequence from the Nicotiana tomentosiformis chromosome 3, ASM39032v3, whole genome shotgun sequence genome:
CAAACCATAGTCGTTTTCAGTTTTAACAGTATCATCAACAGTAAGTAAAAATAACTTTTCAGATAAAGCTATTGCACTCTTGGCTGATTCTTCTTTCAAGAAAGTTTTATAGCATTGGGAACAAAGGTTGTGATTGCTTGGGTTACCATAGAAGCCGCAACCCCTTGCGCATAAACTTGTGTTTTCTGCTTTGTCAAAGAAGTCATTCTTTACCCTTTGAAAGAATTAATTTTCTTCACCGGTAGTAATAGTGTTGTTAGCTCTTCTCAATTGATGAGTGCAGCGGATCTTGTATTTGACGTTATATATAGAGGAAGCTTGTAATCCAAATTAAGATCGAACTGGGACTTTCCTAATTTAATATCCCTCTCCCCTTTTCATTTGGTTTTTGTTTgagaatatttattattaatatttggAAATCCTTGCCCGACACAAATTTAGACAATAGTTAGTGAGGTCAATCAAAAAACATCAAGTGCGAGTAAATTTTGTATCattagaaatcacttaccttaaaTACGTAAGCTATGATCTAAGCATATATAGAGCACTATGAAAATGGCAATGTGATGGTCTTAATGAGTGAATAATGTAGGACTAATATATACGATTTTGTTCCATACAAAATTTGTGATCAATATGAATTAGTAAAAGTCATTTCAGTTACCAATAAAACTTACTCCATATACAAAACCTTTTTTTTATCTCGGTTGTACATGAGTAAAAACAGGCACATACAGGGGAAAGCAATGTTAAAATTACAAGAATTTTTTTAATATTGTTCAACCAGATAATAAAGAGGTGAAAACCAATgatcaaaataaaaattaatcaaGTAAAGAATGACGGAAAATttcgtttttaaaatttttgcatCATTAGATTCTCAGCAATAAGTATAAAGAATTGACAAAGAAATTTTACAAATAATTCATATATGCATAATTGTATAGTTATGACATACTTTCATCAAACTCATCTTACGCACGGCATGACAAAGTAAAACCACTTTAAAAAAATCCTCCTAGTTTTGTTATCAAAAACTTATATTGATATTAGATTTATCAAATAAATAACTAAAGTGAATTGTCTTCTCAAGAATATATATGAAATTCCTTGTTAAAAAAGAGCAAAGCTTGAATAAGAAAAGCATCATACGTTTTACAAGTCAGTGCTCATGGACTTTAGAGTTGCAAATCCATCAATAGAGAAGTATGAATCAAAGCATCTCAAAAGGAAACTTCCAAGTTTACACTAATTGGTATTAGTCAAAACTAATAGAGAAGTATGAGTCAAAGCATCTCCAAAGGATAGTGCAACTTTACACTAATTGGTATTAATCAAAACAAAGGCAATAGATTTGAAATTGAATGTCTTAGATCCTATACTCAAGTTTATCAGCTTTACATAGAGGATTTTCCTTAGCCAAATGCGCACGTCCCATAGACTTGAAATTGAATGTGCATGCATGTTCCTCTGGGTACCTATGAATCCTACAAAACATTCCACCACACTTACAACTAAACCCTACTAATCCCACCTTCTTCTTACAACTCTTGCACCTTTCTGTCTTCGTCTTCATCGTCAAACCATCATCGTTTTCAGTTTTAACAGTATCATCAACGGTAAGAAAAGATAACTTTTCAGATAAAGCTATTGCACTCTTGACGGATTCTTCTTTCAAGAAAGCTTTATAGCATTGGGAACAAAGGTTATGATTGTTTGGGTTACCATAGAAGCCGCAACC
Encoded proteins:
- the LOC138908036 gene encoding zinc finger A20 and AN1 domain-containing stress-associated protein 6-like; protein product: MTSCDKAENSSLCAKGCGFYGNPNNHNLCSQCYKAFLKEESVKSAIALSEKLSFLTVDDTVKTENDDGLTMKTKTERCKSCKKKVGLVGFSCKCGGMFCRIHRYPEEHACTFNFKSMGRAHLAKENPLCKADKLEYRI